In Pseudomonas sp. MYb327, one DNA window encodes the following:
- the potA gene encoding polyamine ABC transporter ATP-binding protein gives MANASSIYRKALEGHQAPKKVLVKVDRVTKKFDETTAVDDVSLEIHQGEIFALLGGSGSGKSTLLRMLAGFERPTEGRILLDGVDITDMPPYERPINMMFQSYALFPHMTVAQNIAFGLKQDRLPAAEIDARVEEMLRLVHMTQYAKRKPHQLSGGQRQRVALARSLAKRPKLLLLDEPMGALDKKLRSQMQLELVEIIERVGVTCVMVTHDQEEAMTMAQRIAIMHLGWIAQIGSPVDIYEAPVSRMVCEFIGNVNAFDGTVVEDLEGHAIIHSPDLEQKIYVGHGVSTSVQDKSITYAIRPEKLLVSTVKPDTRYNWSSGKVHDIAYLGGHSVFYVELPGGKVVQSFMANAERRGARPTWDDQVYVWWEDDSGVVLRA, from the coding sequence CCGAAAAAGGTGTTGGTGAAGGTCGACCGCGTCACCAAGAAGTTCGACGAAACCACCGCCGTGGACGATGTGTCCCTGGAAATCCATCAGGGCGAAATCTTTGCCCTGCTCGGTGGCTCCGGCTCCGGCAAATCGACGCTGCTGCGCATGCTCGCCGGCTTCGAGCGCCCGACTGAAGGCCGGATCCTGCTCGACGGTGTCGACATCACTGACATGCCGCCCTACGAGCGGCCGATCAACATGATGTTCCAGTCGTACGCGCTGTTCCCACACATGACAGTGGCGCAGAACATCGCCTTTGGCCTCAAGCAGGACCGTTTGCCCGCCGCTGAAATCGACGCCCGTGTGGAAGAGATGCTGCGCCTGGTGCACATGACCCAATACGCCAAGCGCAAACCCCATCAGTTGTCCGGCGGCCAGCGTCAGCGTGTGGCATTGGCCCGCTCCCTGGCCAAGCGTCCGAAGCTGCTGTTGCTCGACGAACCGATGGGCGCACTGGATAAAAAGCTGCGGTCGCAGATGCAACTGGAGCTGGTGGAAATCATCGAGCGCGTCGGCGTGACCTGCGTGATGGTGACCCACGACCAGGAAGAAGCCATGACCATGGCCCAGCGCATTGCGATCATGCACTTGGGCTGGATCGCCCAGATCGGCAGCCCGGTCGACATTTACGAAGCACCGGTCAGCCGCATGGTCTGCGAGTTCATCGGCAACGTGAACGCCTTCGACGGCACCGTGGTTGAAGACCTCGAAGGTCACGCAATCATTCACAGCCCGGATCTGGAGCAAAAGATCTACGTCGGTCACGGCGTCAGCACTTCGGTGCAGGACAAGTCGATCACCTACGCGATCCGCCCGGAAAAACTGCTGGTCAGCACCGTCAAGCCCGACACGCGCTACAACTGGTCCAGCGGCAAGGTGCATGACATCGCCTACCTCGGCGGTCACTCGGTGTTTTACGTCGAACTGCCTGGCGGCAAAGTCGTGCAGTCGTTCATGGCCAACGCCGAACGCCGTGGCGCGCGTCCGACCTGGGACGATCAGGTCTACGTGTGGTGGGAAGACGACAGCGGCGTGGTACTGCGCGCATGA